In a single window of the Acetivibrio clariflavus DSM 19732 genome:
- a CDS encoding bacteriohemerythrin, whose translation MAIEWRTSYEIGVKQIDMQHKALFDKINDLLEACNSNKGKEEVINTINFLGDYVVTHFADEEKLQRESGYPEYAGHKAAHDKFVKDYESLKTRFEQEGISLNFVFTVNKVIVDWLIKHIGNADKAFGDFLKAKG comes from the coding sequence ATGGCTATCGAATGGAGAACCAGCTATGAAATAGGCGTCAAGCAAATAGATATGCAGCATAAAGCTCTTTTTGATAAAATTAACGACCTTTTGGAGGCATGTAACTCAAACAAGGGCAAGGAAGAAGTTATTAATACTATTAATTTTCTTGGAGATTATGTAGTTACACACTTTGCTGATGAAGAAAAACTGCAGAGGGAAAGCGGATATCCGGAATATGCCGGGCACAAAGCAGCTCATGATAAATTCGTCAAGGATTATGAAAGTTTGAAAACCAGATTTGAGCAGGAAGGCATTAGCCTAAATTTTGTATTTACGGTAAATAAAGTTATAGTAGACTGGCTCATTAAGCATATAGGTAATGCAGATAAGGCGTTTGGGGATTTTCTTAAGGCAAAGGGTTAG
- the rsmA gene encoding 16S rRNA (adenine(1518)-N(6)/adenine(1519)-N(6))-dimethyltransferase RsmA, with product MGLNTKELIRKYGIKLTKSLGQNFLTDYNIVSRIVDTAEITKDDMVIEIGPGIGSMTVELASRAGRVAAVEIDKNLIPALEENLREFSNVEIINRDIMKVSVKDITYSKQNMKLKVVANLPYYITTPIIMKLLEEEDNDIELMVFMVQKEVAQRMVAKPGGKDYGALSVAVQYYAQPEKVFDVPPHCFIPQPEVDSTVVKLKRNVIPPVILKDKDMFFKVVKAAFGQRRKTLLNALSNYTALNKTKEEVREILNAVNIDENVRGETLSIEQFAILSNEFFEKDI from the coding sequence ATGGGATTGAATACAAAAGAACTTATTAGAAAATATGGAATTAAATTAACAAAATCATTGGGACAAAATTTTCTTACCGATTACAATATAGTTTCACGTATTGTGGATACTGCCGAAATCACGAAAGATGATATGGTAATTGAAATAGGACCGGGTATAGGAAGCATGACGGTAGAACTTGCTTCTAGAGCAGGCAGAGTTGCAGCAGTTGAAATTGATAAGAATCTTATACCGGCTTTAGAAGAGAATCTCAGAGAGTTTTCGAATGTTGAGATAATAAATCGAGATATTATGAAAGTTAGCGTTAAGGATATAACGTATAGCAAACAGAATATGAAATTGAAAGTTGTGGCCAATTTACCCTATTATATAACTACCCCAATTATTATGAAGCTTTTGGAAGAGGAAGATAATGACATAGAACTGATGGTTTTTATGGTGCAAAAAGAGGTGGCACAAAGGATGGTTGCTAAGCCTGGAGGAAAGGACTACGGTGCTTTGTCAGTTGCAGTTCAGTATTATGCTCAGCCGGAGAAGGTTTTCGATGTTCCTCCCCATTGCTTTATACCTCAGCCGGAAGTCGATTCTACCGTCGTTAAGCTGAAAAGGAATGTGATTCCGCCAGTAATTTTAAAGGATAAGGACATGTTTTTTAAAGTTGTAAAGGCAGCATTTGGACAAAGAAGGAAAACTTTGCTAAATGCTTTAAGCAATTATACAGCATTAAATAAAACAAAGGAAGAGGTACGTGAAATTTTGAATGCTGTTAATATCGATGAAAATGTAAGGGGAGAGACCCTTTCAATAGAGCAGTTTGCTATATTGTCCAATGAGTTTTTCGAAAAAGATATATAA